One segment of Setaria viridis chromosome 4, Setaria_viridis_v4.0, whole genome shotgun sequence DNA contains the following:
- the LOC117852333 gene encoding protein REVEILLE 6 produces MVSMSTTPKPLDSAAANAAAVVAGGDDGGGGGGKQQQQQRMQGAAAVMAPPPMAVPALAPAPAAGEEVRKVRKPYTITKSRESWTEPEHDKFLEALQLFDRDWKKIEAYVGSKTVIQIRSHAQKYFLKVQKNGTGEHLPPPRPKRKAAHPYPQKASKNVSQAVLSQQLSPRREQGSVMSMDTSTAVRNANANAAVPSWDNTLVQPFSASHVQGAVATNNCSSSIESPSGTWPTSEAVEQENVVPPLRAMPDFARVYSFLGSIFDPDTSGHLQRLKAMDPIDVETVLLLMRNLSTNLTSPDFEEHRKLLSSYSYGSDDHIKSEGMDNLGSPQSCHLPFMVTSE; encoded by the exons ATGGTTTCGATGAGCACGACGCCGAAGCCGctcgactccgccgccgccaacgccgccgccgtcgtcgcgggcGGGGACGAtgggggaggcgggggcgggaaacagcagcagcagcagaggatgcagggggcggcggcggtgatggcgccgccgccgatggcggTGCCGGCCctggcgcccgcgcccgcggcgggggaggaggtgcGCAAGGTCAGGAAGCCCTACACCATCACCAAGTCGCGGGAGAGCTGGACGGAGCCGGAGCACGACAAGTTCCTCGAGGCCCTGCAGCT TTTTGATCGTGATTGGAAAAAGATTGAAGCATATGTTGGCTCAAAGACAGTTATACAG ATAAGGAGTCACGCACAGAAGTACTTCTTGAAGGTTCAGAAGAATGGTACAGGCGAGCATCTGCCTCCACCCCGGCCAAAACGAAAGGCAGCTCATCCATATCCACAGAAGGCCTCTAAAAATG TGTCTCAAGCTGTTTTGTCACAACAACTTTCTCCTCGGAGGGAGCAAGGCTCTGTCATGTCTATGGATACATCTACTGCTGTTAGAAATGCGAATGCAAATGCAGCAGTGCCTTCCTGGGACAATACCCTTGTTCAACCTTTCAGTGCAAGTCATGTGCAAG GTGCTGTTGCAACAAATAACTGCTCTAGTAGCATAGAGAGCCCATCCGGAACGTGGCCAACTTCTGAAGCAGTTGAGCAAGAAAATGTGGTTCCACCACTCCGTG CCATGCCAGATTTTGCCCGGGTATACAGCTTCCTGGGAAGCATATTTGATCCTGATACCAGTGGGCATTTGCAGAGGTTAAAAGCGATGGATCCAATTGACGTTGAAACG GTACTACTGCTTATGAGAAATCTATCAACAAACCTTACCAGTCCCGACTTTGAAGAACAT CGGAAGTTGCTATCATCATATAGTTATGGCAGTGACGACCACATTAAATCTGAAGGCATGGACAATCTTGGATCTCCTCAAAGTTGCCATCTCCCGTTCAT GGTAACAAGTGAATGA
- the LOC117853929 gene encoding U3 small nucleolar RNA-associated protein 18 homolog, translated as MSLISQNAQKRRLEKSGADDGNEGIGSPVAIDGEVGKGAKLKNHNKERKKRTKMPEAQQNKEEEEMRQLESSLFGALYAPLDFGTEVGAAVAAPDRGAPLFFTDRSAADGADVLPIYEEDLAHDDEEDGVIIKGRKPVWVDEEEERTEVDIVKVARLRKLRKEADEHLISGKEYEARLRGQHAKLNPFTAWADMDRKTPLPGASDGESDDEGGVDDILQNNDELVVKDTVKLLPGMLEFSRLVDANIQDPSSGPINSVQFHRNGQLMLAAGLDKHLRFFQIDGKRNPKIQSIFIGDCPVLKASFLPDGSEVILSGRRKFFYSFDLVNASVSKIGPLTGREEKSLESFEISPDSRTIAFVGNEGYILLISAKTKQLIGTLKMNGSVRSLAFADGGNQLLSSGGDGHVYHWDLGTRKCIHKAMDDGSLSGVSLCTSQDSSLFATGSTSGIVNVYKRDDFLGGKRKPLKTIENLTTDVGEMKFNHDAQILAITSRKERNGMRLVHVPSFSVFQNWPGPRFSLHYPRCLDFSPGSGFLSVGHAGGKVLLYKLHHYQNA; from the coding sequence ATGAGCTTGATATCCCAGAACGCCCAGAAGCGTCGCCTTGAGAAAAGTGGAGCTGATGATGGAAATGAGGGAATCGGCTCTCCTGTTGCTATCGATGGAGAGGTTGGGAAGGGAGCCAAGTTGAAGAATCACaataaagaaaggaagaagaggactaAGATGCCGGAGGCCCAGCAGaacaaggaggaagaggagatgcGGCAGCTGGAGAGCTCGCTGTTTGGTGCCCTTTACGCACCACTGGATTTTGGCACTGAGGTAGGGGCTGCAGTGGCAGCTCCTGACAGGGGTGCGCCTTTGTTCTTCACGGATAGATCTGCTGCTGATGGTGCGGATGTCTTGCCTATTTATGAGGAGGACTTGGCtcatgatgatgaggaagatggggtGATAATCAAGGGGAGAAAGCCTGTGTGGGTagatgaggaagaggagaggacaGAGGTGGACATTGTGAAGGTTGCAAGGTTGAGGAAGCTCAGGAAAGAGGCTGATGAGCATTTAATATCAGGGAAAGAATATGAGGCTCGGTTGCGTGGTCAGCATGCCAAATTGAACCCCTTCACTGCTTGGGCTGATATGGACCGGAAGACTCCTCTTCCTGGAGCATCAGATGGTGAGTCTGATGATGAGGGGGGTGTTGATGATATCCTTCAGAATAACGATGAGCTTGTTGTCAAGGATACTGTTAAGCTTTTACCTGGGATGCTGGAGTTCTCAAGGCTTGTAGATGCCAATATCCAGGATCCTTCAAGTGGCCCTATTAATTCAGTGCAGTTTCATAGGAACGGGCAGCTGATGCTTGCTGCTGGGTTGGATAAGCATTTGAGGTTTTTCCAAATTGATGGAAAGAGAAACCCCAAGATCCAGAGCATATTTATTGGGGACTGTCCAGTACTCAAGGCCTCGTTTCTACCTGATGGCTCTGAAGTGATCCTTTCAGGCAGGAGAAAGTTCTTCTACTCATTTGATCTGGTAAATGCTTCTGTTAGCAAGATTGGACCTTTGACAGGGCGTGAGGAGAAAAGCTTGGAGAGCTTTGAGATATCACCTGACTCAAGAACCATTGCTTTCGTCGGTAATGAAGGATACATCCTCCTTATTTCTGCCAAGACAAAGCAGCTCATTGGAACCCTCAAGATGAATGGAAGTGTGCGTTCGTTGGCATTTGCAGATGGTGGAAACCAGCTACTGAGCAGTGGTGGAGATGGGCATGTTTATCACTGGGATCTTGGAACAAGGAAGTGTATCCACAAGGCGATGGACGACGGTTCCCTGTCTGGCGTTTCACTTTGCACCTCACAGGACAGCTCTTTGTTTGCCACAGGCTCCACTAGTGGTATTGTGAACGTGTACAAGAGGGATGATTTTCTTGGTGGGAAGAGGAAGCCACTGAAGACAATTGAAAACCTAACCACCGATGTTGGCGAGATGAAGTTCAATCATGATGCCCAGATTTTGGCGATCACCTCGAGAAAGGAGAGGAATGGAATGAGGCTCGTGCACGTCCCATCCTTCAGTGTGTTCCAGAACTGGCCAGGGCCTCGTTTCAGCCTTCATTATCCACGGTGCCTGGATTTCAGTCCAGGCAGCGGTTTTCTATCTGTTGGACACGCTGGTGGGAAAGTTCTACTATACAAGCTGCATCACTATCAAAATGCCTGA
- the LOC117853928 gene encoding conserved oligomeric Golgi complex subunit 7 has translation MVVVDASEFGAEGFDPKQWINAALDARHPSEPLDRFLADAEERLRAAADDAAAALERDSGDALRRVPLACRDALRLRDDAVALRAHLASVLQSLSLAEGSSAESIAALAQIDTVKQRMEAAYTTLQDAAGLAQLSQSVEDVFSSGNLPKAAETLATMRHCLSAVGEVAEFANVRKQLEVLEERLDEMVQPRLVDALSNRKVDAVQDLRGILIRIERFKSLEAQYTKIHVKPLKKLWEDFDLKQRASRVDMEKLGGESINALSFSSWLPNFYDETLLYLEQEWKWCLTAFPEEYKSLVPKVLVETMSELNSSFVSRVNIATGDVVPETRSVSKGILDVLSGDLPKSTKLQNKHLQALIELHNMTGTFARNIQHLFSESDLAVVLNTLKAIYSPYETFKARYGQMERAILSAEMAGIDIRGAVPRGVGAQGIELSETVRRMEESIPQMIVLLEAAVERCISLTGGSEADELVVALDDIMLQYISNLQEALKSLRIVCGLESDALKKDAGLEKKEAQRLVDVSEEEEWSIVQGALQILTVADCLTSRTSVFEASLRATLARIGTNFSLSGFVSSLDKSPTAIADENADLPLGGRAALDIAAIRLRDLPDKSKKLLTVLEQSKDPRFHALPLTSQRVAAFSDTVNDLVYDVLISKVRMRLSEVARLPIWSSVEEQGGLPLPSFSAYPQAYVTSVGEYLLTLPQQLEPLAEGISGNETGNDEAQFFATEWIFKVAEGATALFMEQLRGIHYITDRGAQQLAADIEYLNNVLSALSMPIPPFLSTFHACVSTPRDQVRGLIKSDGGSQLDLPTAHLVCKIRRISLD, from the exons atggtggtggtggacgcgTCGGAGTTTGGGGCGGAGGGGTTCGATCCGAAGCAGTGGATCAACGCGGCGCTGGACGCGCGGCACCCGTCAGAGccgctcgatcgcttcctcgccgacgccgaggagcgCCTGCGGGCCGCGGCtgacgacgccgcggccgcgctcgaGAGGGACAGCGGCGACGCCCTCCGCCGCGTCCCGCTGGCATGCCGGGACGCGCTACGCCTCCGCGACGATGCCGTTGCTCTACGCGCCCACCTCGCCTCCGTCCTCCAATCCCTCTCCCTG GCTGAGGGCTCATCTGCTGAGTCAATAGCTGCACTAGCGCAAATTGATACTGTGAAACAACGCATGGAAGCGGCATATACAACATTGCAG GATGCAGCTGGGTTAGCTCAGTTGAGCCAGAGTGTTGAGGATGTGTTTTCTAGTGGCAATCTTCCAAAGGCTGCAGAAACCCTGGCAACGATGAGACATTGCTTGTCAGCAGTTGGAGAG GTTGCAGAGTTCGCAAATGTGAGAAAACAGCTTGAAGTATTGGAAGAAAGATTAGATGAAATGGTGCAGCCTCGTTTAGTGGATGCACTTTCTAATCGCAAG GTCGATGCTGTGCAAGATCTTCGTGGTATACTGATACGTATCGAGAGGTTCAAGTCACTGGAGGCACAGTACACTAAGATCCATGTGAAACCTCTAAAGAAACTTTGGGAAGATTTTGACCTAAAGCAAAGAGCCAGCAGGGTAGACATGGAGAAGCTTGGTGGTGAAAGCATTAATGCTCTCTCATTCTCAAGCTGGCTGCCTAATTTCTATGATGAGACACTGCTTTACCTTGAACAAGAATGGAAGTG GTGCTTGACTGCTTTCCCTGAAGAGTACAAATCACTAGTACCAAAAGTACTTGTTGAGACCATGAGTGAGTTGAATTCAAGTTTTGTTTCTCGTGTCAACATAGCAACTGGGGATGTTGTTCCTGAAACCAGATCTGTTTCCAAAG GTATACTGGACGTTCTATCAGGTGACTTACCAAAAAGCACCAAGTTGCAGAATAAGCATCTTCAAGCACTAATTGAACTGCACAATATGACTGGCACTTTTGCTAGGAACATTCAGCACTTATTTTCAGAATCAGATCTTGCAGTTGTGCTGAATACTTTGAAAGCTATTTATTCCCCATATGAAACCTTTAAAGCAAG GTATGGGCAGATGGAGCGTGCTATACTTTCTGCTGAGATGGCAGGTATAGACATCCGTGGGGCTGTCCCTCGTGGTGTTGGTGCACAGGGTATAGAGCTGAGCGAAACTGTTCGCAGAATGGAGGAATCCATCCCACAAATGATAGTACTTCTTGAAGCAGCTGTGGAGAGATGCATTAGTCTTACGGGTGGTTCAGAGGCAGATGAACTGGTAGTTGCTCTTGATGACATCATGCTTCAATACATATCTAATCTACAAGAAGCATTGAAATCCCTGAGGATAGTCTGTGGGCTGGAGAGTGATGCCTTGAAGAAAGATGCAGGTTTAGAGAAAAAGGAAGCACAACGATTAGTAGATGTTTCTGAAGAGGAAGAATGGTCTATTGTCCAAGGTGCTTTGCAGATTCTTACAGTTGCTGATTGCCTAACAAGCAGAACCTCAGTATTTGAAGCTTCTTTAAGAGCCACGCTTGCCAGGATTGGAACAAACTTTTCTCTTTCTGGCTTTGTTTCAAGCCTGGATAAATCACCCACAGCAATTGCTGATGAGAATGCAGACTTGCCTCTTGGAGGACGGGCCGCACTTGATATTGCTGCTATTCGCCTACGTGATCTGCCAGACAAGTCTAAGAAGCTCTTAACTGTGCTAGAACAG TCAAAAGATCCAAGGTTCCATGCTCTTCCTCTCACATCACAGAGAGTTGCGGCCTTCTCAGACACAGTAAATGATCTCGTTTATGATGTGCTCATATCTAAAGTTCGGATGCGTCTCAGTGAGGTTGCTCGCCTCCCAATCTGGTCATCGGTGGAGGAACAGGGTGGTCTTCCTCTTCCAAGCTTCAGCGCCTACCCGCAAGCTTATGTGACCAGTGTTGGAGAGTATCTCCTCACTTTACCACAGCAGTTGGAACCACTTGCAGAAGGTATCTCAGGCAACGAGACTGGCAACGATGAGGCCCAGTTCTTTGCCACTGAGTGGATTTTTAAG GTTGCCGAGGGTGCCACTGCTTTGTTCATGGAGCAGCTGCGTGGAATCCACTACATCACTGACCGAGGCGCGCAGCAGCTTGCCGCAGACATAGAGTACCTGAACAACGTCCTCTCTGCGCTCTCAATGCCGATTCCTCCATTCCTGTCCACCTTCCACGCCTGTGTCTCGACCCCGAGGGACCAGGTCCGTGGTCTGATAAAATCAGATGGCGGAAGCCAGCTCGACCTCCCTACTGCTCATCTGGTGTGCAAGATCCGGCGGATCTCGTTAGATTAG
- the LOC117853930 gene encoding CDP-diacylglycerol--inositol 3-phosphatidyltransferase 1: MPSVYLYIPNIIGYFRIIINFIAFAVCYSNKALFAILYFFSFVLDGVDGWFARKFNQASTFGAVLDMVTDRVSTACLLALLSQFYRPGLVFLILLGLDITSHWFQMYSSFLSGKSSHKDVKHTGNWLLKLYYGYRPFMAFCCVSCEVLYIILFLFADEKSTSLLSVSRGILNQSPLIVLVFISTLVGWAVKQVTNVIQMKTAADACVVYDLKRGK; the protein is encoded by the exons ATGCCATCAGTTTATCTTTACATACCTAATATTATTG GGTATTTTAGGATCATCATAAATTTCATTGCTTTTGCTGTTTGCTATTCCAACAAGGCGCTCTTTGCTATTCTGTACTTCTTCAG CTTTGTTCTTGATGGCGTGGATGGTTGGTTTGCACGGAAGTTTAATCAAG CATCAACATTTGGAGCTGTGTTGGACATGGTTACAGATAG GGTTAGCACTGCTTGTTTGTTGGCCCTTCTCTCCCAATTTTACAG ACCTGGCTTAGTCTTCTTAATACTTCTTGGGTTGGATATTACAAGCCACTGGTTTCAAATGTACAG TTCTTTCCTGTCAGGCAAGAGTAGCCACAAGGATGTAAAGCACACAGGCAATTGGCTTCTGAAGTTATATTATGGGTACAGACCATTCATGGCCTTCTGTTGTGTTTCTTGTGAG GTTTTATATATCATTCTCTTTCTCTTTGCTGATGAGAAGTCGACAAGCTTGCTTAGT GTATCCAGAGGTATCCTGAATCAAAGTCCCCTCATTGTCTTGGTGTTTATTTCCACTCTAGTTGGCTGGGCCGTGAAACAAGTTACCAATGTCATCCAG ATGAAAACCGCTGCAGATGCATGTGTTGTGTATGATCTGAAGCGCGGGAAGTGA